Proteins encoded in a region of the Verrucomicrobiota bacterium genome:
- a CDS encoding prepilin-type N-terminal cleavage/methylation domain-containing protein, with product MKNKQSGFTLVEIMIVVAIIALLAAIAVPNFLRARQRSLATSVKNDIRIIESAADQYAIESGLSGTANILWTSITGYFKTGSKIASGQSAISGMDFSAQYSSIPVGSKLSATTAIRAEFADTSIIPVSFWND from the coding sequence ATGAAGAACAAACAATCAGGGTTCACGCTCGTCGAAATCATGATCGTGGTAGCAATCATCGCATTGCTCGCAGCGATCGCCGTGCCGAACTTCCTTCGCGCACGTCAACGTTCATTGGCCACATCCGTTAAAAATGATATCCGTATCATTGAATCGGCTGCAGACCAATATGCCATTGAAAGTGGTCTATCTGGTACTGCTAATATCTTATGGACAAGTATCACTGGTTACTTCAAAACAGGCAGCAAAATCGCTTCTGGGCAGTCTGCTATATCCGGAATGGATTTCTCCGCCCAATATTCATCGATTCCGGTTGGATCAAAACTCTCTGCTACAACAGCCATTAGAGCTGAATTCGCAGATACATCGATTATTCCTGTTTCTTTCTGGAATGATTAA